The Mucilaginibacter rubeus genomic interval AGGCTCATACCACGGCTTTATCCCCAAAAACGGCACAGCCGAAAACACAGGCATTGAAGACAATACAATTAGCGCCATTATAGCCGGACAGGCCTTTCACTGGTTTGACGCAAAAAAAACCCGCATCGAGTTTAAAAGAATCTTAAAGCCGGATGGCATCGTTGCACTTATCTGGAATGAAAGAAAAACAACATCGGCTTTTGAACAGGAGTATGATGAGCTTATCATAAAACATGGCAACGATTATGTAAAGGTTGATCACCGCAATATCGATACTGAGGATATTGAAGCGTTTTTTACCCCGGAACCCGTTCATCTGGAAATCTTTACCAATAAACAGGTATTTGATTTTGAAGGCCTGAAAGGCAGACTGCTGTCATCATCATACATGCCTACGCGCGACGATGCGGGTTACCAGCCGATGATCAATGATTTACAGGCGCTTTTTCATAAATTTCAGCACGATGGGGTTATTGTAATTAATTACGATACCAAAGTATATTCGGGTAAATTATAAATTGAGCATTATTTCGTATTGGTGAAACAATTGTGTGCAGGTGTTATCTAATAAGCAAAACATAGCTTATAAATACCACTTTTAAACATGATATACTGGATCATCATTATAATATTACTGCCCTTCATATTTATTTTAATAAGCCATTTAAAAAGCAAAGCACAACAAAAAAAGAAACTTGCTAAGATTAAACAACGCTGGGGAAAACCCATAATTGCGAGCAGGAATTTCAAACCGATCAGCAACTATTTAACAACCTATAAGGGCTCAAACGAGATCTCAACAGACACCGCAAGTGACCTGGATATCGATAGCGTATTTGAATATATCGACCGAACAAACTCAAAACCAGGTCAGCAATACTTATACAAACAACTTCGTTCGCCGCAAATTTCGGAAGATTATTTTGAAACGATTGAGCAACGAATCGATCTTGCCACAACCAACAGAGAGCTAAGAGAGCAAACCGAGCTTAAACTATCGGAATTGGGCAGTAATGACGCCTATTATTTACCCGAACTTTTCAAAAAGCCCCATTATTCCATTTTCCCTGCTCTCGGCAATGTTTATATCAACATAGCGCCATTTTTGATCATTGGCGTGGCCTTCAGCCTTTTTATAGTTCCTAATCAGTTTATGTTTATACTATTGCTGGTATTAATGATAACCAATGTTGTTATTCATTACAGCAATAAAACCCAAATGCTTAATTACACGCATTCATTACCACAGCTGCTGATTTTATTCCGGGTTGCAAACTGGCTTAAAAATCACAACCTGCTTCGGGATGATGAACATACGCGCGCCAGCATGGTTAATATGGGCAAACTCAAAAAGTCGCTGAACTATATAACCCTGCAAAATAAGGCAGCCATCGACCCAACCGATATCTATTATCTTGTTACCGAATGGCTGAAAATGTTCCTGCTTATTGAGCCGCTGGTATTTATCAAATCCATCGGCAAAGTGAACAAATACCTGGATGACATTAAGGTTATTTATGAAGCGGTAGCCGAGGTGGACATAGCTATTTCTATCCAATCTGTACGTGAGGGGGCGGTGCATTATTGCAAGCCACAAATAACAACGGGTAACGTCAATATTGTTATTAACGATCTTTATCATCCCCTTATTCCAAACTGTGTATCAAATTCTATCTCCATTGATAATACACAGGGCATTCTGGTGACCGGCTCTAACATGTCGGGTAAAACCACTTTCATCAGGGCTATTGCAATTAACGCCTTGCTATCGCAAACTATTAACACCAGTTTTGCTACAGTATACCAGGCGCCTCCACTTAAAATATTTACAAGCATTGATATGGCCGATGACCTGGGTGATAATAAAAGCTATTTCCAGGCCGAAGCAATGGCTGTAAAAAATATAGTTTCGCAAACTATAGCCAGTAAGCCCGTAAACAGCCTGGTGATTATTGATGAAATTTTCCGAGGAACCAACACCATTGAGCGGATAGCAGCTGCCAAAGCTGTATTAAGCTATTTTATCCAAAACCAAAGTTTTGTGTTTGTATCAACACATGATCTGGAGCTGGCCGAGTTGTTAGGCAGCGATTATAAAGTTTTCTCGTTTGAGGAAGTGATAGGTGATGACCGGCTGGTATTTGATTATAAAATTAAAGAGGGCCTGCTTAAAAACAGAAATGGCATAGCGGTTTTAAAAGGCGTAGGTTTCCCGGAGAGTATCATTGATGATGCCAATAAAGTAAGCAGCCAATTGCGGAAGAAGTATAATTTGTAATTTAAAACTCCCCTTTAAATTGCATCTTTAACCCATGAACCGCCGTATTATTTTAAGCATAACAGGAATCTGTTTAATCATGTTATGCTCATCATGGGGGTTCTTTGCGCATTACCGCATTAACCGGTTGGCTGTTTTCACGCTACCTAAGACC includes:
- a CDS encoding class I SAM-dependent methyltransferase — translated: MVINSTTRFSNRVEDYVKYRPGYPAEIVKFLHDTYNLTQDKLIADIGAGTGISTALFLNKGYRVIAVEPNLEMREKAIELLGSYHGFIPKNGTAENTGIEDNTISAIIAGQAFHWFDAKKTRIEFKRILKPDGIVALIWNERKTTSAFEQEYDELIIKHGNDYVKVDHRNIDTEDIEAFFTPEPVHLEIFTNKQVFDFEGLKGRLLSSSYMPTRDDAGYQPMINDLQALFHKFQHDGVIVINYDTKVYSGKL
- a CDS encoding MutS-related protein, whose product is MIYWIIIIILLPFIFILISHLKSKAQQKKKLAKIKQRWGKPIIASRNFKPISNYLTTYKGSNEISTDTASDLDIDSVFEYIDRTNSKPGQQYLYKQLRSPQISEDYFETIEQRIDLATTNRELREQTELKLSELGSNDAYYLPELFKKPHYSIFPALGNVYINIAPFLIIGVAFSLFIVPNQFMFILLLVLMITNVVIHYSNKTQMLNYTHSLPQLLILFRVANWLKNHNLLRDDEHTRASMVNMGKLKKSLNYITLQNKAAIDPTDIYYLVTEWLKMFLLIEPLVFIKSIGKVNKYLDDIKVIYEAVAEVDIAISIQSVREGAVHYCKPQITTGNVNIVINDLYHPLIPNCVSNSISIDNTQGILVTGSNMSGKTTFIRAIAINALLSQTINTSFATVYQAPPLKIFTSIDMADDLGDNKSYFQAEAMAVKNIVSQTIASKPVNSLVIIDEIFRGTNTIERIAAAKAVLSYFIQNQSFVFVSTHDLELAELLGSDYKVFSFEEVIGDDRLVFDYKIKEGLLKNRNGIAVLKGVGFPESIIDDANKVSSQLRKKYNL